One genomic window of Sphingopyxis sp. OPL5 includes the following:
- a CDS encoding autotransporter domain-containing protein: protein MKRTLLCASALCGSLILVQPAQAACTTSTDGQKTVACTGDTASTVTIGADVDRFTNDGNIAVSLGLAVTAGTNTGDFTNSGTITSTSNQIFSVRIDGFREGAVLSNSGTISTGSNGAAAIAIGGIATVRNSGSIVTLPGSGNSIGLAIEGGGDIANLAGGEIRGGFAGIRTSDRTRLVNAGTISGANGALLGNGSRVDNSGTITGSSNAIAIASDGTVINREGGQLIGTGIGAAVALQSGSNTILNAGRIDTTGTSFGSSATVVILRASTDKSSALVNTATGVIGHPGQDSGDDAILGSGGALSIANAGLIHADISLNGGGAPRTVLNGYDLAGNVVDGASRIEGDLYFNGSDDTVRVRNRGTIIGDIYFGEGVNELYNSGTINGNISDIGDAANHIVLAGTLNGDGSFQGTTTLEVSGVLNGSIVLGGNDDTVIVNGPLTITGENSINVAGGGGDTVIYRGETGAVDAWRINAEKLIKDGGGTTILGSEGATFLGGVTIADGTLVFGTDRAADEIVGNASIGSSGVYRLDGTHLGAIDIAAGGVLLGTGRVGDGRFAEHVLTNAGVVAPGDGEGSIGTLTVISDYTQTAAGRLDIELGAPGISDLLEVRGAANLAGGVNFIPLDLADTGTYTFLTYGSRAGQFDRVGGSGLFFSYSVDYLGDRAVVNVVKSTPTPTPTPTGCSPADPAPGTTVICKPPINGRYVFTADDLTVSVEGLLEAATDGTLIGTRGDNATVKILAGAGILNGRENSGAIDLSGANLQLLNQGIIDAVGGPDPAAVVVLAPDEGTRAYLRNADGARIGHAGPGAPATAIYADALIGGTPGDIAIENDGSIYGDLDLIHAARALIDNGFVIDSATQTSGQRLIDGSVRTGAGNDELRNNGTITGSIETGAGDDIVMNYPGGVIGGDIRLGVGDDVYSQEAGRLDGALDAGEGDDLVEFGGSIGGSIALGAGDDALGIYGAAELAASAGIDGGSGLDTIIFAGNTGTWDASRFSDIEALGKQGGGTSVITGNWMLGQGATSVVDSGILELAAGAELSTAVEVAARGTFLVNGVVRNGVTITEAGGIVGGSGSIGTAADLAGGRKANLVNAGIVAPGGLLAGSEFGTLTVFGDYRQSAAGELQIELGVPGTSDLLDVRGAAALDGAVQFVPLDAGVLGAYTFLKATGGVTGQFARINPDEQLAQQGIFFTYAVDYSAANQVSVNVTRTQTTPTPTPTPTPTPTPTPTPTPTPTPTPTPTPTPTPTPTPTPTPPLELDLTPNQQAVFDAFGSSGVFTRDLAEVRAELNWIAPSQAGAALGTFSGEIYADTPAIAARAGSEFARLVGNRMTDARSDRLESGERWHGMNVWAQAIGSFGDVENTAAAAGYDHQVSGLAMGIDATPNVQSRVGIAAGWSTSEAKQHRTRSRAEGDSYHVGAYATVDFGTAFLDAQASYAHHDLDVTRTLVTGMSSRTANGDASANEVRGSLKLGANAGTKDLDFRPFASLGYARVQQHALTERDAGDAGLQVGKSRFEALTGSLGFELQGNLGPDGRIHPFADVVIAHDFDREGWAVTNRLIGGGSAFRITGVRPGRTAGIASVGITGNLGTAQFRIGYGLELRERMEAHSVSGGLTFRW from the coding sequence ATGAAACGTACCCTTTTGTGCGCCTCGGCGCTTTGCGGAAGCCTTATTCTCGTGCAGCCAGCCCAGGCGGCCTGCACGACATCCACCGACGGGCAGAAAACCGTCGCCTGTACCGGCGATACGGCATCGACGGTAACGATCGGCGCCGATGTCGACCGCTTCACCAATGACGGCAATATTGCGGTATCGCTTGGCCTCGCGGTTACAGCCGGTACGAACACCGGCGATTTCACGAATAGCGGCACCATCACGTCGACCTCCAATCAGATATTTTCGGTCAGGATCGACGGATTTCGGGAGGGGGCCGTTCTTTCCAACAGCGGAACCATTTCGACCGGAAGCAATGGCGCGGCGGCGATCGCGATCGGCGGCATCGCGACCGTCCGCAACAGCGGCTCGATCGTTACCTTGCCCGGAAGCGGCAATTCCATCGGACTGGCGATCGAAGGAGGCGGCGATATCGCGAACCTCGCGGGCGGCGAAATCCGCGGCGGCTTCGCCGGAATCCGCACGTCCGACCGGACCAGGCTCGTCAACGCCGGAACCATCTCGGGCGCCAACGGCGCGCTTCTCGGCAACGGATCGCGGGTCGATAACAGCGGAACCATCACCGGCAGTTCGAACGCCATCGCCATCGCCTCGGATGGTACGGTCATCAACCGCGAGGGCGGCCAGCTGATCGGGACCGGCATTGGGGCGGCCGTGGCGCTTCAGTCCGGATCGAACACGATTCTCAACGCGGGCCGCATCGACACGACGGGCACGTCGTTCGGCAGCTCGGCCACTGTCGTCATTCTGCGTGCAAGCACGGACAAGTCGAGCGCGCTCGTCAACACGGCGACCGGCGTTATCGGCCATCCGGGTCAGGATTCGGGCGACGACGCCATCCTCGGGTCCGGCGGCGCGCTATCTATCGCCAACGCCGGGCTGATCCATGCGGATATTTCCCTGAACGGAGGAGGCGCGCCGAGGACCGTGCTCAACGGCTATGATCTGGCAGGCAACGTTGTCGACGGTGCCAGCCGTATCGAGGGCGACCTCTACTTCAATGGCAGCGACGACACGGTTCGCGTCCGCAACCGCGGCACGATCATCGGCGACATTTATTTCGGTGAAGGCGTCAACGAACTCTACAACAGCGGGACCATCAACGGGAACATTTCGGACATCGGGGACGCCGCCAATCATATCGTTCTCGCCGGGACGCTGAACGGCGATGGCAGCTTCCAGGGCACCACGACCCTTGAGGTTTCGGGCGTGCTCAACGGTTCGATTGTGCTCGGCGGCAACGACGACACCGTGATCGTCAACGGCCCGCTCACGATCACGGGCGAGAACAGCATCAACGTCGCAGGCGGCGGCGGCGACACGGTGATCTATCGTGGCGAAACCGGCGCGGTTGATGCCTGGCGCATCAACGCCGAGAAGCTGATCAAAGACGGCGGGGGCACCACCATCCTTGGATCCGAAGGTGCGACTTTCCTGGGCGGCGTCACCATCGCCGACGGAACCCTCGTGTTCGGAACCGACCGCGCCGCCGACGAGATCGTCGGCAATGCGTCGATTGGCAGCAGCGGCGTCTACCGCCTCGACGGAACGCATCTCGGCGCGATCGACATCGCGGCCGGGGGTGTCCTTCTGGGAACGGGCCGCGTCGGTGACGGCCGCTTTGCCGAACATGTGCTGACCAACGCGGGTGTCGTCGCGCCGGGGGATGGCGAGGGCAGCATCGGAACGCTTACCGTCATCAGCGACTATACTCAAACGGCCGCCGGCCGGCTCGACATCGAGCTCGGCGCGCCCGGTATATCCGACCTGCTCGAGGTTCGTGGAGCCGCCAATCTCGCGGGCGGAGTCAATTTCATCCCGCTCGATCTTGCGGACACCGGCACCTATACCTTCCTGACCTACGGGTCGCGCGCTGGTCAGTTCGACCGGGTCGGTGGAAGCGGCCTCTTCTTCAGCTATTCGGTCGATTATCTCGGCGACCGCGCGGTCGTGAACGTCGTCAAATCGACGCCCACGCCGACCCCGACGCCGACAGGTTGCTCGCCGGCCGATCCGGCGCCGGGAACGACGGTGATCTGCAAGCCGCCGATCAACGGCCGCTATGTCTTTACGGCCGACGACCTTACCGTCAGCGTCGAAGGTCTGCTCGAAGCCGCAACTGACGGCACGCTGATCGGCACGCGGGGCGACAACGCAACTGTCAAGATACTGGCCGGTGCGGGCATACTGAACGGCCGCGAGAATAGCGGAGCGATCGATCTGAGCGGAGCGAACCTCCAGCTCCTCAATCAGGGCATTATCGACGCCGTCGGCGGCCCGGACCCCGCAGCAGTGGTCGTGCTGGCGCCCGACGAAGGCACGCGCGCCTATCTCCGCAACGCCGACGGAGCGCGGATCGGTCATGCAGGCCCCGGGGCACCCGCCACGGCGATCTATGCCGACGCCCTCATCGGCGGCACGCCGGGCGACATCGCGATCGAGAATGACGGTTCCATCTATGGCGACCTCGATCTCATCCACGCGGCAAGGGCGCTGATCGACAACGGTTTCGTGATCGACAGCGCGACACAGACGTCGGGCCAGCGCCTGATCGATGGCAGCGTCAGGACCGGCGCCGGAAACGACGAGCTGCGCAACAACGGAACGATCACCGGCAGCATCGAAACCGGCGCGGGCGATGACATCGTCATGAACTATCCGGGCGGGGTCATCGGCGGCGATATCCGCCTTGGCGTTGGCGACGACGTCTATTCGCAGGAAGCCGGCCGCCTCGACGGCGCGCTTGATGCGGGCGAAGGCGATGACCTCGTCGAGTTCGGCGGCTCGATCGGCGGGAGCATCGCGCTCGGCGCGGGCGATGACGCGCTTGGCATTTATGGCGCCGCCGAACTCGCGGCGAGTGCGGGGATCGACGGCGGCTCCGGCCTCGATACGATCATATTCGCCGGGAACACGGGCACCTGGGATGCGTCGCGCTTTTCGGACATCGAAGCGCTCGGCAAACAGGGCGGTGGGACCTCGGTGATTACCGGCAACTGGATGCTCGGTCAGGGCGCGACCAGCGTCGTGGATTCGGGCATCCTCGAGCTTGCCGCCGGCGCGGAATTGTCGACCGCTGTCGAGGTGGCGGCGCGCGGGACCTTCCTTGTGAACGGCGTAGTGCGGAACGGTGTCACCATCACCGAGGCGGGCGGCATCGTCGGCGGTAGCGGTTCGATTGGGACGGCGGCGGACCTTGCGGGCGGCCGCAAGGCCAACCTCGTGAATGCCGGCATCGTCGCGCCGGGCGGCCTGCTCGCGGGGAGCGAGTTTGGAACGCTGACCGTGTTCGGCGACTATCGGCAGAGCGCCGCCGGCGAACTCCAGATCGAGCTTGGCGTTCCCGGCACCAGCGATCTTCTGGACGTGCGCGGCGCCGCCGCGCTCGACGGCGCGGTCCAGTTCGTGCCGCTCGATGCGGGTGTTCTGGGCGCCTATACCTTCCTGAAGGCGACGGGCGGGGTGACCGGCCAGTTCGCCAGGATCAATCCGGACGAGCAGCTGGCGCAGCAGGGCATCTTCTTCACCTACGCCGTCGACTATAGCGCGGCCAATCAGGTCTCGGTGAACGTCACGCGGACGCAAACAACGCCGACGCCGACGCCGACACCGACACCGACACCCACTCCTACGCCTACGCCTACGCCTACGCCTACGCCTACGCCTACGCCTACGCCTACGCCGACGCCCACTCCCACGCCGACACCGACACCGCCGCTGGAATTGGACCTCACCCCCAACCAGCAGGCCGTCTTCGATGCCTTCGGGTCGAGCGGCGTGTTCACCCGGGATCTTGCGGAAGTGAGGGCGGAGCTCAACTGGATCGCCCCCTCGCAGGCAGGTGCTGCGCTTGGGACCTTCTCGGGCGAAATCTATGCCGACACACCCGCCATCGCGGCCCGCGCCGGAAGCGAGTTTGCGCGGCTCGTCGGCAATCGCATGACCGACGCCCGCTCGGATCGCCTGGAGTCGGGCGAGCGCTGGCACGGCATGAATGTCTGGGCACAGGCGATCGGCAGCTTCGGCGATGTCGAGAACACGGCCGCCGCAGCCGGCTATGACCATCAGGTCAGCGGGCTGGCGATGGGCATCGACGCGACGCCCAACGTCCAGTCCCGGGTGGGCATTGCTGCGGGCTGGTCGACGAGCGAGGCCAAGCAGCATCGAACCCGTTCGCGGGCCGAGGGCGACAGCTACCATGTGGGCGCCTATGCGACGGTCGACTTCGGAACGGCTTTCCTCGATGCGCAGGCGAGCTACGCGCACCACGATCTGGACGTGACCCGAACGCTGGTCACGGGCATGTCGAGCCGCACCGCGAACGGCGACGCGTCGGCAAATGAAGTTCGCGGGTCGCTCAAGCTTGGCGCGAATGCCGGGACGAAGGACCTGGACTTCCGACCGTTCGCGAGCCTCGGCTATGCCCGGGTCCAACAGCATGCGCTCACGGAGCGCGATGCGGGGGACGCGGGGCTCCAGGTCGGCAAGTCCCGGTTCGAGGCCCTGACCGGGAGCCTCGGGTTCGAGCTCCAGGGCAATCTCGGGCCCGACGGTCGCATCCATCCGTTCGCCGACGTTGTGATCGCGCATGATTTCGACCGCGAAGGCTGGGCCGTGACCAACCGGCTGATCGGCGGAGGAAGCGCGTTCCGGATCACCGGGGTGCGACCGGGCCGGACCGCCGGCATCGCAAGCGTCGGCATTACCGGGAATCTGGGCACCGCGCAGTTCCGGATCGGCTACGGCCTCGAGTTGCGCGAGCGCATGGAAGCCCACAGTGTCTCCGGCGGACTGACCTTCCGCTGGTAG
- a CDS encoding cupin-like domain-containing protein — MHSNTQETTQPGKAELDGDWRRWIAENLLLHTDKRQLIDAMRRAGFDRSLIERELRLAEHHPYLIAARRLQARLDKHRWITSALGRLEQFGSRTIERRESIDFGTFFEEFYARNRPLILTRAVGSWRAFSAWSLDYIEAAVGPVIVELQAGRGADRLYEQNSAQHKRNVPWQSFVAALRDGKRSNDFYLTANNGAANRDVLAPLWEDFGPIDGILSGHSREQGFLWLGPSGTITPWHHDLTNNLLVQIMGHKRLTLASPAQTPLMRNHYHCYSEFGQDATCRVAGDGARPHLLHCDLAPGELIFLPIGWWHHVEALDVSASLTLTNFQGPNDFHKDYATFGEL, encoded by the coding sequence ATGCATTCGAATACGCAGGAAACAACGCAACCCGGCAAAGCCGAACTGGACGGGGATTGGCGCCGCTGGATCGCCGAGAACCTGCTTCTCCATACCGACAAAAGGCAGTTGATCGATGCGATGCGGCGGGCCGGTTTCGATCGCAGCCTGATCGAGCGGGAACTGCGTCTCGCGGAGCATCATCCCTATCTGATCGCGGCGCGGCGCCTTCAGGCGCGGCTGGACAAGCATCGCTGGATCACATCGGCGCTCGGACGGCTCGAACAATTCGGATCGAGGACGATCGAGCGGCGCGAAAGCATCGATTTTGGTACATTTTTCGAGGAATTCTACGCGCGCAACCGGCCACTGATCCTGACCCGGGCTGTTGGGTCGTGGCGCGCCTTTTCGGCTTGGTCGCTCGATTATATCGAGGCGGCGGTCGGTCCTGTCATTGTGGAACTTCAGGCAGGACGAGGCGCCGATCGTCTCTATGAGCAGAATTCCGCCCAACATAAGCGCAACGTGCCCTGGCAATCCTTTGTGGCCGCGCTTCGCGACGGCAAACGAAGCAATGACTTCTACCTGACCGCCAACAATGGTGCGGCAAATCGGGACGTGCTGGCCCCCCTATGGGAAGATTTCGGACCCATTGACGGCATCCTGTCGGGGCATTCGCGGGAGCAGGGTTTTCTGTGGCTTGGGCCATCCGGAACGATCACGCCCTGGCACCATGATCTGACGAACAATCTCCTCGTTCAGATCATGGGTCACAAGCGTCTGACGTTGGCTTCCCCCGCGCAGACGCCGCTGATGCGCAATCATTACCATTGCTACAGCGAGTTCGGCCAGGATGCCACCTGCCGGGTAGCCGGCGACGGGGCGCGGCCGCATCTCTTGCACTGCGACCTCGCCCCCGGCGAACTCATTTTCCTGCCGATCGGCTGGTGGCATCATGTCGAGGCCCTCGATGTGTCTGCCAGCCTGACGCTGACAAATTTCCAGGGTCCGAACGACTTTCACAAGGATTATGCGACATTCGGCGAGCTCTGA
- a CDS encoding NAD kinase gives MQRKIALVASNSPVAMEAEAELRPLYDFVDLNDADLLIVLGGDGFLLHMLHQLLDQRRSLPVFGMNRGTIGFLMNEFRVEGLLDRLAAARPFLIHPLSGDITTISGERHILPAINEISLLRETRQAAKLEVMINEKTMLEELACDGVLVSTPAGSTAYNLSANGPILPLESQMLALTPISPFRPRRWRGALVPESTSIRFNVREAAKRPVSAVADQREIRDVKTVLVTTDRSRPLTLLFDPDQGLDERIAMEQFIV, from the coding sequence ATGCAACGCAAGATCGCGCTCGTCGCGTCGAATTCGCCCGTCGCGATGGAGGCCGAGGCCGAATTGCGCCCGCTATACGATTTCGTCGATCTCAACGACGCCGATCTGTTGATCGTGCTCGGCGGCGACGGATTCCTGCTCCACATGCTGCACCAGTTGCTCGACCAGCGGCGCAGCTTGCCGGTGTTCGGGATGAACCGCGGCACCATCGGCTTCCTGATGAATGAATTCCGCGTCGAAGGGCTGCTCGACCGGCTCGCCGCGGCCCGGCCCTTCCTCATCCATCCGCTGTCGGGCGACATCACCACGATCAGCGGCGAGCGCCACATCCTGCCCGCGATCAACGAAATCTCGCTGCTCCGCGAAACGCGCCAGGCGGCGAAGCTTGAGGTGATGATCAACGAAAAGACGATGCTCGAGGAACTGGCATGCGACGGCGTGCTGGTGTCGACCCCGGCGGGATCGACCGCGTACAACCTCAGCGCCAACGGCCCGATCCTGCCGCTCGAATCGCAGATGCTGGCGCTGACGCCGATCAGCCCCTTTCGCCCGCGACGCTGGCGCGGCGCGCTCGTCCCCGAATCGACAAGCATCCGCTTCAACGTCCGCGAGGCCGCCAAACGCCCGGTCAGCGCGGTCGCCGACCAGCGCGAAATCCGCGATGTGAAGACGGTTTTGGTGACCACCGACCGCAGTCGCCCGCTGACTTTGCTGTTCGATCCCGACCAGGGGCTCGACGAACGCATCGCGATGGAACAATTTATCGTTTGA
- the moaA gene encoding GTP 3',8-cyclase MoaA: MAPLSPSSPVPLTDGHGRRIDYLRLSVTDRCDLRCRYCMAEDMIFLPKSAVLSIEEMAELAERFVARGIRRIRLTGGEPLVRRGIDTLAERLGALIGEGLDELTLTTNAMRLAEYAPMLAAAGVRRINVSLDTLDPAAFRHITRVGDLDVALKGVAAARHAGLAVKINMVALAGLNEDQLLPMLDWCAANGCDLTLIETMPLGEIADDRSDHYIPLHAFVAPLRAERAIFPIDKKTGGPARYFAVEDSPVTLGLITPLSDNFCTTCNRIRLTVEGRIYMCLGQEDHVDLRAALRDGGAHAVDGLIDSALAGKPRAHDFHIDRKSKPAVARHMSATGG; this comes from the coding sequence ATGGCTCCGTTGTCACCCTCGTCCCCGGTTCCCCTTACCGACGGCCATGGCCGCCGGATCGATTATCTGCGCCTGTCGGTGACCGACCGTTGCGACCTCCGCTGTCGTTACTGCATGGCGGAGGACATGATTTTTCTGCCAAAATCGGCAGTTCTCAGCATCGAGGAAATGGCCGAGCTCGCCGAGCGCTTCGTCGCGCGCGGTATCCGCCGCATTCGCCTGACCGGTGGCGAACCGCTGGTCCGGCGCGGCATCGACACGCTCGCGGAGCGACTCGGCGCGCTGATCGGCGAGGGACTCGACGAACTGACACTGACCACCAACGCTATGCGGCTCGCCGAATATGCGCCGATGCTCGCCGCCGCGGGCGTGCGCCGGATCAACGTCAGCCTCGACACGCTCGACCCGGCCGCGTTCCGCCACATCACGCGCGTCGGCGACCTCGACGTCGCGCTGAAGGGCGTCGCCGCGGCGCGGCATGCGGGCCTTGCCGTCAAGATCAACATGGTCGCGCTCGCGGGACTCAACGAGGATCAGTTGCTGCCGATGCTCGATTGGTGCGCCGCGAACGGCTGCGACCTGACGCTGATCGAAACCATGCCGCTCGGCGAGATCGCCGACGACCGCAGCGACCATTATATCCCGCTCCACGCGTTCGTCGCGCCGCTGCGGGCCGAACGCGCGATTTTCCCGATCGACAAAAAGACCGGTGGCCCGGCGCGCTATTTCGCGGTCGAGGACAGTCCGGTGACCCTCGGCCTGATCACCCCGCTCAGCGACAATTTCTGCACGACCTGCAACCGCATCCGCCTGACCGTCGAGGGACGCATCTATATGTGCCTCGGCCAGGAGGATCATGTCGACCTGCGCGCCGCGCTGCGCGACGGCGGGGCGCATGCAGTCGATGGCTTGATTGACAGCGCATTGGCTGGCAAACCCCGCGCGCATGACTTTCATATAGACCGAAAGTCCAAACCGGCGGTCGCGCGTCATATGAGTGCAACGGGCGGCTGA
- a CDS encoding GGDEF domain-containing phosphodiesterase codes for MNRAVDTFSAAVGHLESLHLRHDADVGVILVQVDQLARINNSAGTAAGDAVLEEIGRRLENFAGDEFGRGSHVDRLDGPRFLIVPAAALSLGALRAQERALHVALAEPMVGDPNGRLAIRIAAAQIVREESVAEQLRTASDQLARPASARDGAMVKAALERDEVVIFYQPQYDVATGEMTGVEALLRWQHPELGLLGAGALVTAARAARMECELTEQAHRVAMAEMAKWPKPLSKLRVSLNITAADLGDPDFADRFAAMAKSARVDPDRLTLELTEQAMLSDPASAAEQLAQIRALGSAIAIDDFGTGYSSLSLLARLPIDYLKIDSGFTRTIDGSDRDRIVVRAIVDLARALGLLVVAEGIENEAQLVRLGELGVATWQGFLKSGPVPWDQLLALME; via the coding sequence ATGAATCGCGCAGTTGACACCTTCTCCGCCGCCGTTGGCCACCTTGAATCGCTTCATTTGCGGCACGATGCCGATGTCGGCGTCATCCTGGTCCAGGTCGACCAGTTGGCGCGGATCAACAACAGTGCCGGCACCGCGGCGGGCGATGCGGTGCTCGAAGAGATCGGACGGCGGCTCGAAAATTTCGCCGGCGACGAGTTCGGCCGGGGGTCGCATGTGGACCGGCTCGACGGGCCGCGCTTCCTGATCGTGCCCGCCGCCGCGCTGTCGCTCGGCGCGCTGAGGGCACAGGAACGCGCGCTGCATGTCGCGCTCGCCGAACCGATGGTCGGCGATCCCAACGGCCGCCTGGCGATTCGCATCGCAGCCGCGCAGATCGTCCGCGAGGAATCGGTCGCCGAGCAATTGCGCACCGCGAGCGACCAGCTTGCCCGCCCCGCGTCGGCGCGCGACGGTGCGATGGTCAAGGCGGCGCTCGAGCGCGACGAGGTCGTTATCTTCTACCAGCCGCAATATGATGTCGCGACCGGCGAAATGACCGGGGTCGAGGCGCTGCTGCGCTGGCAGCATCCCGAACTCGGGCTGCTCGGTGCCGGCGCGCTGGTCACCGCGGCGCGTGCGGCGCGGATGGAATGCGAACTGACCGAGCAGGCGCACCGCGTCGCGATGGCCGAAATGGCGAAATGGCCGAAGCCGCTGTCGAAGCTGCGCGTGTCGCTCAACATCACCGCCGCCGACCTTGGCGATCCCGATTTCGCCGATCGGTTCGCCGCGATGGCAAAAAGCGCGCGGGTCGATCCCGACCGGCTGACCCTCGAACTCACCGAACAGGCGATGCTCAGCGATCCCGCGAGCGCCGCCGAACAACTCGCGCAGATCCGCGCGCTGGGTAGCGCGATCGCGATCGACGATTTCGGCACCGGCTATTCCAGCCTGTCGCTGCTCGCGCGGCTGCCGATCGATTATCTCAAGATCGACAGCGGCTTCACCCGCACCATCGACGGCAGCGACCGCGACCGCATTGTCGTGCGGGCGATCGTCGACCTTGCGCGCGCGCTGGGGCTGCTGGTGGTGGCCGAGGGGATCGAGAATGAGGCCCAGCTCGTCCGGCTGGGCGAACTGGGGGTTGCCACCTGGCAGGGATTTTTGAAATCGGGGCCGGTGCCGTGGGATCAGTTGCTGGCGCTGATGGAATAA